One genomic segment of Desmodus rotundus isolate HL8 chromosome 5, HLdesRot8A.1, whole genome shotgun sequence includes these proteins:
- the LOC112315925 gene encoding olfactory receptor 52K1-like, producing the protein MSVWSNGSSNLSYASFLLVGFPGLQETRILLVLPFLSLYLVIVFANALVIHTVVAQRSLHQPMYLLIALLLAVNICAATTVVPAMLFSFSTRFNRISLAHCLVQMFCIYFLIVFDCNILLVMALDRYVAICNPLRYPEIVTGQLLARLVGVAVARSTGIVAPVVGLASRVRFCRSDVIHHFACEHMALMKLSCGDISINKTVGLAVRIFNRVLDMLLLGASYSRIIHAAFRISSGRARSKALNTCGSHLLVIFTVYSSTMSSSVVYRVAHTASQDVHNLLSAFYLLLPCLVNPIIYGARTKEIRQHLGVLFQRAQLHVTSEKAPSLSSHRELSA; encoded by the coding sequence ATGTCAGTGTGGAGCAATGGCAGCTCCAACTTGTCCTACGCCAGCTTCCTCCTGGTGGGCTTCCCAGGGTTGCAGGAGACCCGCATACTCCTGGTGCTGCCCTTCCTCAGCCTGTACCTGGTGATTGTCTTCGCCAATGCCCTGGTCATCCACACAGTGGTGGCCCAGCGGAGCCTGCACCAGCCCATGTACCTGCTCATTGCCCTGCTCCTGGCTGTCAATATCTGTGCCGCCACCACTGTGGTGCCTGCCATGCTGTTCAGCTTCTCCACCCGTTTCAACCGCATCTCCCTGGCTCACTGTCTGGTCCAGATGTTCTGCATCTACTTCCTCATTGTCTTTGACTGTAATATCCTCCTGGTCATGGCCCTGGACCGCTATGTTGCCATCTGCAATCCGCTCCGCTACCCTGAGATAGTGACGGGCCAGTTGCTGGCTAGACTGGTCGGGGTGGCAGTTGCCAGGAGCACAGGCATTGTTGCTCCAGTGGTAGGGCTGGCCTCCCGGGTTCGCTTCTGCCGCTCAGATGTGATCCACCACTTTGCCTGTGAGCACATGGCCTTGATGAAGCTCTCCTGTGGGGACATCTCAATAAACAAGACTGTGGGGCTCGCTGTCCGCATCTTCAACAGAGTCCTGGACATGCTGCTACTTGGAGCCTCCTACTCCCGCATCATCCATGCTGCATTTCGAATTTCATCAGGCAGAGCACGTTCCAAGGCCCTGAACACCTGTGGCTCCCATCTACTGGTCATCTTCACTGTGTACTCTTCCACCATGTCCTCATCCGTAGTCTACCGTGTGGCCCACACTGCCTCCCAGGATGTGCACAACTTGCTCAGCGCCTTCTACCTGTTACTCCCATGTCTGGTCAACCCCATCATCTATGGGGCCAGGACCAAGGAAATTAGGCAGCACCTCGGAGTCCTGTTTCAAAGGGCACAGCTGCACGTCACCAGTGAAAAGGCCCCATCCCTGTCCTCACATAGAGAACTTTCTGCCTGA